The nucleotide sequence AGACATGCTTAATGCCATCCATCAAAATCTTGAGAAACATTCTTGGATGTTGTCAGCATTTTTGGGTGAAAAGAAGTAAGATAGAGATACAGAAGCGTACACTGATAATATCAGGGTACGCTTTTTCTGATGTCCAAGAGGTGAAATGATGGAGTATATCGATTTGAACGGCTGCCGCTGCGAACTGTCGTTTAAGCCCGGAACGTTTCCGATTGAAAGCAAGCATGTGCTAGTGATCTGCAAATTCAACAATAGATGGGTGTTGACGAAGCACTCGGTGCGTGGCCTTGAATTCCCTGGCGGTAAGGTGGAACCAGGCGAAAGTTTAGCGCAAGCCGCGAAAAGGGAAGTATACGAAGAAACCGGTGCAGTCATTCATAATCCGGAATGGTTTGCGGAGTATACCGTCTTTTCGGAAAGACCTTTTTGCAAAACCGTTTTTCTGGCGGAAGTGGAGCACCTGGAGAAAATCGAAAAGATGGAAACCGAAGGCATTGTGTTAATGGAAAAACTTCAACCGGTTGGCTCTTTCA is from Planococcus liqunii and encodes:
- the ytkD gene encoding RNA deprotection pyrophosphohydrolase yields the protein MEYIDLNGCRCELSFKPGTFPIESKHVLVICKFNNRWVLTKHSVRGLEFPGGKVEPGESLAQAAKREVYEETGAVIHNPEWFAEYTVFSERPFCKTVFLAEVEHLEKIEKMETEGIVLMEKLQPVGSFSFLMKDAGMKQIIKKVEQLGKWGN